From a region of the Primulina eburnea isolate SZY01 chromosome 7, ASM2296580v1, whole genome shotgun sequence genome:
- the LOC140837205 gene encoding uncharacterized protein codes for MRERGKAVDTVLNFSDNFDFCESEMSCKKHPNPSSVGICAYCLRDRLVKLVCSECGEQRLSSCSCSDISSSYRNSCSTMEVGSVGRVSFLIENEKTDQSQQNNQYSSSKKRVEKTEEVVMLRRSSSSCVEVKKSRGFWRINRLFRRKRNKGLDKNGEFCDERSEIWLSDIVSRSRSLCSLRGGKRLSFLDEGSDLGLSSAKISDVTSGIFLGHEMKCEPFSQSEPRKSGLKAAFGPGDGLDFIGTKRDFVQNPSDPDRAHSIQTSCVFPVKESEFSAMDESAFIDLKLDLLPESKQESSAAESSDHGGFANLASLKGNGAFDNGESCGITMNERGWKRGSRSRRVWKWIFKHHNSIKK; via the coding sequence ATGAGAGAGAGAGGAAAAGCTGTTGACACTGTTCTCAATTTCTCGGACAACTTCGACTTTTGTGAATCGGAGATGTCATGCAAGAAACACCCGAACCCTTCTTCTGTGGGGATCTGCGCGTACTGTTTGAGAGACAGATTGGTGAAACTGGTGTGCTCCGAGTGTGGAGAACAGCGCCTCTCTTCGTGTTCCTGCTCTGATATTTCTTCCTCGTATCGCAATTCTTGCAGCACGATGGAGGTTGGGAGTGTGGGGAGGGTCTCATTTCTGATAGAGAACGAGAAAACGGATCAGTCCCAACAAAATAATCAGTATTCGAGTTCCAAGAAGAGAGTTGAGAAAACAGAGGAGGTTGTTATGCTGCGGCGGAGCAGCAGTAGCTGCGTGGAAGTCAAGAAAAGTAGGGGGTTTTGGAGGATCAACAGGCTGTTTAGGAGGAAAAGGAACAAGGGTTTGGACAAAAATGGTGAATTTTGCGACGAGAGAAGTGAGATATGGTTGTCTGATATCGTGTCAAGATCAAGATCCCTCTGCAGTCTTCGAGGTGGGAAGAGGCTCAGTTTTCTTGACGAAGGCAGCGATTTGGGCCTTTCGAGTGCCAAGATTTCCGATGTTACGAGTGGGATTTTTCTTGGTCATGAAATGAAATGTGAACCTTTCAGTCAATCGGAGCCAAGAAAAAGTGGATTGAAAGCTGCATTTGGTCCTGGAGATGGCCTTGATTTCATAGGTACTAAAAGGGACTTTGTTCAAAATCCCTCTGATCCTGACAGGGCTCACAGTATCCAAACTTCTTGTGTTTTTCCAGTTAAAGAAAGTGAATTCAGCGCCATGGATGAGTCGGCTTTCATCGATCTAAAGCTTGATTTATTGCCCGAATCGAAGCAAGAATCCTCCGCAGCAGAATCTTCTGATCATGGTGGTTTTGCAAATCTTGCAAGTCTGAAAGGCAATGGAGCTTTTGATAATGGTGAATCTTGTGGAATTACAATGAATGAGAGGGGGTGGAAGAGGGGGAGCAGAAGCCGCAGAGTTTGGAAATGGATCTTCAAGCACCATAATTCTATCAAGAAGTAG